The genomic stretch GATGTGGCAAGAGAGGATCTCCTTGAGGAGGCGGTTAGAGCTACAACTCAGCGCTTACCGGCTGGTGAACATGGTGAGTTACTATACCTATGCAGGAATTGTTGGTTACCAAGATCCTTGGGGCTACTTTAAGGTTGTCATTACGGCTGTCTTTCGTTATGGGCGAGATAAGAAATAATCTATCNNNNNNNNNNNNNNNNNNNNNNNNNNNNNNNNNNNNNNNNNNNNNNNNNNNNNNNNNNNNNNNNNNNNNNNNNNNNNNNNNNNNNNNNNNNNNNNNNNNNcaaaaatacaattgactaGAAGGAGTTGTTTATAAAACCAAATACAAATATGATAAGTATAACAAAGACGCAAATGCACTTACAATGCGCCTTTTGTTTGTCTGAAAGATATTCTTCAGATGAAGAACCTGTAAAAAACATTTGACCCTATTATAAGTAGATATACTTGTATGCTGATACCATACACAACAGTAAAACCTCTAAGTCACCATCTTAAACATAGTTTATTCTCATCAAAATAACTTACCATCTGGGATTGGTGGGAATCTTGGAACGGAATGCACAAGCCACAGCGATGTAAACTTATCCCCCAGAATAACTCCCTTTGTATGACCATTCTCGACCCTTGTCTTCATGAATTTAGAGTGCATCTTGCACATCTCAGCCAGATCATAGTCATCATAATACTTTTCGCCTAGTTTGaactttttatactttttcaCTCCTGGTGCTCCATTCCTCATTTGTCCTGTAAAGACATTAATAGGGTAAATGACAAAAAGCACTCTTAACAATTTACTGCTGCCATAAGATTAAATTGCAACCTCTTTAAAATGttattcaaaatcaaatcatcatcatgtcaatGGTTTATGTATAATCTTATTACCTCTTTTCCGTTTTGAATACATTTCCGCTACATTCTGCAAGATGTCTGGCTGATGTTCTGTGGCTGGTGGCTGGTCATTGTATACCAAGGAGATGGTATTTTTTGGCTGGAgtgaaaaaaaacagtaaacatGAGCAGacacaaaaatatcaatatttttcaGTAGAGACCAGAATTTAGGAATTTCAGCCactgattaaaataataactaagttttataataatcatgtagttagtaacaaaataaaaaatattttaaactattatttaaactattttttacctGGTATAATGGTTGCAATGTTTTTCCTATCATAGACCGAGGATCAGCAATAGACAAATCGGACATAATCCATCCCCCTCTTAACTTAGAAGGAGTGAGGTGCATGTATGCTACTCCCCGACGGACAAGGGGGTTCAAATGATTCTTCTCTCTTGGCAACTTATAGACGTAAAACCTGAAACAATAGTAAATTCTACTAAGTATAAAACTCTGTGAaacttcaaattattttcatgagtTATCCCGTGGTTATCCCTAAACTTGGCAGTGTAtcataagatacataattttagatcatctttttgtataagtacttttttttaattttgttagctctacaagaatccaacgaggctaGAATTCAGTAAACTTGACTCaccttgccaagtttagggtgaaaatcaataaatttaatcaagtacttaattaattagaaaattgataaaaatataatgaactaaataaatcattcagAATTACTTTTTTTGGGTCACAACATGCAATCCATCAAAATCcagttatgaaaataaattcatTCAACTTGTTTCAACAGATAAGGGACATAATTACTCTGTATcgtcattaaaataaaactagaaaaatagttttaatttaccaATTCTAATGAAACATGTAAGAAAAAACATTCCTGGTAAGTACTTGCATTTTATGTCAGAAAAGTtgcgaaaaataataattaaaataattgtagttACGTTTACCTACCTAGCTTGCTTGGACTGGGACTAATCTTgggattaaattaaaatagacaCTGCACTACTGCAATAAAGTTACTACTTTTTGGATAgcttgg from Choristoneura fumiferana chromosome 7, NRCan_CFum_1, whole genome shotgun sequence encodes the following:
- the LOC141429920 gene encoding deoxyribonuclease-2-beta-like, translating into MYRYVNLIIFLLFVASCFCVTPQCRNERGEPVDWFYVYKLPREKNHLNPLVRRGVAYMHLTPSKLRGGWIMSDLSIADPRSMIGKTLQPLYQPKNTISLVYNDQPPATEHQPDILQNVAEMYSKRKRGQMRNGAPGVKKYKKFKLGEKYYDDYDLAEMCKMHSKFMKTRVENGHTKGVILGDKFTSLWLVHSVPRFPPIPDGSSSEEYLSDKQKAHCKCICVFVILIIFVFGFINNSF